A single genomic interval of Candidatus Nomurabacteria bacterium harbors:
- the rplP gene encoding 50S ribosomal protein L16, with the protein MLQPKKTKFRKEFRGKMGGVAMANNNVDFGDYGLKATGRGWINSREIESARRAIVGYIKRKGKVWIKIFPQKSYTAKPTNAKMEAGKGDVQGYVAVVRPGTVMFEIGGVTETIAKEAFRLASHKLSIKTKMVTRTEL; encoded by the coding sequence ATGTTACAACCAAAGAAAACAAAATTTAGAAAAGAGTTTAGAGGCAAGATGGGTGGTGTCGCAATGGCCAACAACAATGTCGACTTTGGTGATTATGGTCTTAAAGCAACAGGTAGAGGTTGGATAAACTCTAGAGAGATAGAATCTGCAAGGCGAGCTATCGTAGGTTACATCAAGAGAAAAGGAAAGGTATGGATCAAGATATTCCCTCAAAAATCATATACTGCGAAGCCTACTAATGCAAAAATGGAAGCCGGAAAAGGAGATGTACAGGGATATGTTGCAGTAGTGAGGCCTGGTACGGTTATGTTCGAGATCGGTGGGGTCACAGAAACGATCGCAAAAGAGGCGTTCAGATTGGCGTCACACAAATTATCGATCAAGACTAAGATGGTCACGAGAACAGAACTGTAG
- the rpsC gene encoding 30S ribosomal protein S3 translates to MGHKINSNAMRMGISKTWKSRWYKQGPEYIKFLHEDKKLRDLVRKELSAAGIDRVEISRTVGACEVNVYVARPGVAIGRGGAGIETITKKLKKVVDTNIELKVSEVKKPDMSASIIAAEIASGLLRRMPPKLLAMNAIEKAKASGAKGIRIWVSGRINGASQARTIKHHDGPVPLHTLKANIDFAKDVAETHDLGKFGIKVWVYRPESAETESR, encoded by the coding sequence ATGGGACACAAGATCAATTCAAATGCAATGAGGATGGGGATCAGTAAAACCTGGAAATCTAGGTGGTATAAGCAGGGCCCCGAATATATTAAGTTCCTACATGAAGATAAGAAGCTCAGAGATCTTGTTCGAAAAGAACTCTCTGCTGCCGGTATCGACAGAGTTGAGATCTCTAGGACAGTCGGAGCTTGTGAAGTAAATGTATATGTAGCAAGACCTGGTGTAGCGATTGGGCGTGGAGGCGCTGGTATCGAAACAATAACTAAAAAATTGAAAAAAGTAGTTGATACAAATATTGAATTAAAGGTTAGTGAAGTTAAAAAACCTGATATGTCTGCAAGTATTATCGCTGCTGAGATAGCAAGTGGTCTATTGAGGAGGATGCCTCCAAAATTATTAGCAATGAATGCGATCGAAAAAGCAAAGGCATCAGGAGCAAAGGGTATCAGGATCTGGGTTTCTGGTAGGATCAACGGTGCTTCTCAAGCAAGAACCATCAAACATCATGATGGTCCGGTACCTCTACATACTTTAAAAGCGAATATTGATTTTGCAAAAGATGTTGCTGAAACACACGATTTAGGTAAGTTTGGAATTAAAGTATGGGTATACCGACCAGAATCTGCAGAAACTGAGAGCAGATAA
- the rplV gene encoding 50S ribosomal protein L22, which produces MVEIKKTKIKAKNLAQSPLKLRLVADMVRGMNVQKALDLLRFTNKKGAIFVTKALKSAVSSAEEKFEGSPEKLIITHISVDEAPTLKRYRFASRARVNKINKRRSNLNLEVSMSK; this is translated from the coding sequence ATGGTCGAGATAAAAAAGACAAAAATTAAAGCAAAGAACTTAGCCCAATCTCCGTTGAAATTGAGATTGGTAGCTGATATGGTTCGTGGCATGAATGTACAAAAAGCTCTCGATCTATTGAGATTTACTAACAAGAAGGGTGCAATATTTGTTACAAAAGCACTAAAATCAGCTGTGAGCAGTGCAGAGGAGAAGTTTGAGGGGAGTCCGGAGAAACTTATTATCACTCATATCTCGGTTGATGAAGCACCTACTCTCAAGAGATATAGGTTCGCATCAAGAGCAAGAGTTAATAAGATCAACAAAAGAAGATCCAACCTAAATTTAGAGGTTTCGATGTCGAAGTAA
- the rpsS gene encoding 30S ribosomal protein S19, producing MSRSAKKGPYTDPKLLKKVRKAIDTGERTPIKTWSRSSVITPEMVGLTFGVHNGKVHEPVLVLESMVGHKLGEFSLTRKFKGHAKKGKLAKVYGSSGRFE from the coding sequence ATGTCCAGGTCAGCAAAAAAAGGTCCATATACAGATCCAAAGTTACTAAAGAAAGTACGAAAGGCTATAGATACAGGAGAGAGAACTCCAATTAAGACTTGGAGTAGATCATCTGTTATCACACCTGAGATGGTAGGACTGACATTTGGTGTACATAATGGAAAGGTTCATGAACCGGTATTGGTTCTGGAGTCTATGGTTGGTCATAAACTTGGTGAATTCTCACTCACACGCAAGTTCAAAGGGCATGCAAAGAAGGGTAAACTAGCGAAAGTATATGGAAGTTCTGGTAGATTTGAATAG
- the rplB gene encoding 50S ribosomal protein L2 → MAVKRFKPTTQTLRGTRLEDRSHLEKKRPPRKLTSHKRKISGRNNQGKVTIRHRGGGMKRRVRHVDMKREKYGVPAVVEGFYFDPNRSAHLALLKYADGDRRFIIAPRGLQVGDSVVSDEQADILIGNAMRIKNIPSGTEVHCIEAEPGRGAAYGRAAGQAIVVQGVDPTGKYMQVKMPSGEIRLVHGESMATVGQIGNEDHMNVKLGKAGRKRNLGWRPVVRGLVMHPAQHPHGGGEGKGVIGGPAKDRWGNKVGTRTRKNKRTEKMIIKRRRSKTRPHAKK, encoded by the coding sequence ATGGCAGTTAAAAGATTCAAACCTACAACTCAGACACTCAGAGGTACAAGATTGGAAGATAGGTCTCATCTTGAAAAGAAGCGACCTCCAAGAAAACTTACTTCTCACAAGAGAAAGATCTCTGGTCGTAATAATCAGGGAAAAGTTACTATCAGACATAGAGGGGGGGGGATGAAAAGAAGAGTTAGACATGTAGATATGAAGAGAGAGAAGTACGGAGTACCTGCCGTCGTAGAAGGATTTTACTTTGATCCTAATCGATCTGCACATCTTGCACTATTGAAGTACGCAGATGGAGATAGAAGATTTATAATTGCACCTAGAGGATTGCAAGTTGGTGACAGCGTGGTATCTGATGAGCAAGCTGATATACTTATTGGGAATGCGATGAGAATAAAGAATATTCCATCCGGTACAGAGGTTCATTGTATCGAAGCAGAGCCTGGTAGAGGTGCTGCATATGGTAGAGCAGCTGGTCAGGCCATAGTTGTACAGGGTGTTGATCCGACAGGTAAGTACATGCAGGTAAAGATGCCTTCAGGAGAGATCAGATTGGTACACGGTGAATCTATGGCAACTGTAGGGCAGATAGGAAATGAAGATCATATGAATGTAAAATTAGGTAAGGCAGGTAGGAAGCGAAATCTAGGTTGGAGGCCAGTGGTACGAGGTTTAGTGATGCATCCTGCTCAGCACCCACATGGTGGTGGTGAAGGAAAAGGTGTTATCGGTGGTCCTGCAAAGGATAGATGGGGTAATAAAGTAGGAACAAGAACACGTAAAAATAAGAGAACAGAGAAGATGATAATTAAGAGGAGAAGGTCTAAGACAAGACCACACGCTAAGAAATAA
- a CDS encoding 50S ribosomal protein L23, with protein sequence MKAMELLPVVSEKAYTLANEQNKYTFFVPTTSNKIEIGKAVEEKYKVKVLRVNTVVKPGKSVTDWKRNMKFRKSDMKKAIVLLKDGDKIDEFFNI encoded by the coding sequence ATGAAAGCCATGGAATTATTACCAGTAGTATCAGAAAAAGCATATACATTAGCAAATGAACAGAATAAATATACTTTCTTTGTTCCTACTACAAGCAACAAGATAGAGATCGGTAAGGCGGTAGAAGAGAAATATAAGGTCAAGGTCTTGAGGGTAAATACTGTGGTAAAGCCCGGTAAGTCTGTGACTGATTGGAAGAGGAATATGAAATTTAGAAAGTCAGATATGAAAAAAGCGATCGTGTTATTGAAAGATGGAGATAAGATAGATGAGTTCTTCAATATTTAG
- the rplD gene encoding 50S ribosomal protein L4, with the protein MEVKIYDTKLKETDKTVKLNDSIWTKPMNADLVSQAVLVYQSNLRQATASAKGKGEVSGGGKKPWKQKGTGRARHGSTRSPLWVGGGVTFSPSGRTWTKRMNRKMKLAALGCVLSARLKGEDLMFVDTTNLDRSELTNSRETYVVVTSSNEVVLALRNLANVTVVRDSELNAYNSMQGKRLLIDTASVEGIEARFNRILK; encoded by the coding sequence ATGGAAGTAAAAATATATGACACAAAATTGAAGGAAACCGATAAGACAGTAAAGTTGAACGACTCTATCTGGACAAAACCAATGAATGCCGACCTTGTTTCGCAGGCTGTTCTTGTCTACCAATCCAATCTCAGGCAGGCAACTGCGTCTGCAAAAGGTAAGGGAGAGGTAAGTGGTGGAGGAAAAAAGCCTTGGAAACAGAAGGGTACTGGACGTGCAAGACATGGTTCTACTAGATCACCTTTATGGGTGGGGGGTGGAGTGACATTTTCTCCTTCGGGGAGGACGTGGACAAAGCGAATGAATCGAAAGATGAAGCTTGCTGCATTAGGATGTGTACTCTCCGCTAGGTTAAAAGGTGAAGATCTTATGTTTGTGGATACAACTAACCTTGATAGATCAGAACTTACGAATTCAAGGGAAACATATGTAGTTGTGACATCATCAAATGAGGTGGTTCTGGCGTTGAGAAATCTTGCGAATGTGACTGTAGTTAGAGATTCTGAGTTGAATGCTTATAACTCGATGCAAGGAAAGAGATTACTTATTGATACAGCCTCAGTAGAAGGCATAGAAGCTAGATTTAATAGAATTTTGAAATGA
- the rplC gene encoding 50S ribosomal protein L3, which translates to MKVLLGIKTGMTRVFDGDKSVPVTILDTNGAVVSYSDDQGYEIGIGKLKKVGKALEGKYKTLGFVPRYRAWVSGKNEMVVGDPVSIDEVDKGLKVDVTGQSKGKGFAGVVKRWGFAGGPKTHGQSDRLRAPGSIGAGTDPGRVLKGKKMAGRMGGQKTTVKNKKIVDKTDGYLLISGAVPGSRGDVVTVTIME; encoded by the coding sequence ATGAAAGTATTATTGGGAATCAAAACTGGAATGACGAGAGTATTCGATGGAGATAAGTCGGTACCCGTAACTATACTTGATACAAATGGTGCGGTTGTTAGCTATTCCGACGACCAAGGTTATGAGATCGGCATCGGAAAATTGAAAAAAGTTGGAAAAGCCCTCGAAGGTAAATATAAGACTCTTGGATTCGTTCCGCGATACAGGGCTTGGGTAAGTGGTAAAAATGAAATGGTAGTGGGTGATCCTGTGAGCATTGATGAGGTAGATAAGGGGCTTAAGGTTGATGTTACTGGGCAGTCTAAAGGTAAAGGATTCGCTGGAGTTGTTAAAAGGTGGGGATTTGCAGGAGGGCCTAAAACACATGGTCAATCCGATAGATTGCGAGCACCCGGCTCAATAGGTGCAGGTACTGATCCTGGAAGAGTTCTAAAAGGTAAGAAAATGGCTGGAAGGATGGGTGGGCAGAAAACAACTGTAAAAAATAAGAAGATCGTTGATAAAACTGATGGTTATCTGTTAATATCTGGGGCCGTTCCTGGAAGTAGAGGGGATGTGGTCACTGTTACTATCATGGAGTAA
- the rpsJ gene encoding 30S ribosomal protein S10 — MAQVASKIRVKLRGYDSTVVDKSAKSIIETAVGTGAKVAGPIPLPTRSKRYSVNRSTHVYKSSMEHFEIKTHKRLIDIIEPTAKTIEALQHLQMPAGVGIEIQ; from the coding sequence ATGGCTCAGGTTGCTTCAAAAATTAGAGTAAAGCTTAGAGGTTATGACTCTACTGTGGTCGATAAGTCCGCAAAGAGTATAATTGAGACTGCTGTTGGGACAGGTGCGAAAGTTGCCGGTCCTATCCCTCTACCCACTAGGTCAAAAAGATATTCAGTCAATAGGTCAACACATGTGTATAAGAGTTCTATGGAGCATTTTGAGATCAAAACTCATAAAAGGTTGATCGATATTATTGAACCCACTGCAAAGACTATCGAGGCATTGCAGCATCTACAGATGCCTGCGGGCGTAGGTATCGAGATCCAGTAG
- the tuf gene encoding elongation factor Tu, giving the protein MMAGTYDRTLPHVNVGTLGHVDHGKTTLLRGVINAYSQDAAKMIDKLDKDPESRAKSITIAVAHVEVETAKRHYAIVDCPGHKDYIKNMITGAAQMDGAILVVSSADGAMPQTREHLLLARQVGVEHIVVCINKFGDADPEILELIKADIAELLEKYGYDPNAPVVEVDALKAEKGDEAALAEVRKLMETVDEVIPLPERPIDQPFLMPIEDVFSIEGRGTVVTGRIERGVIKVGDNVDVLGMGRKDQKTAVTGVEMFNKSMNEGQAGDNAGILLRGFKRTDVERGQVITAPGSVKTHTHFKAEVYVLSKEEGGRHTPFVSGYKPQFYMRTADVTGEVTLPDGVEMVIPGDNVQFDIKLIAPVVVEKGMKFAIREGGQTVGHGVVTEVVE; this is encoded by the coding sequence ATAATGGCAGGTACATATGACAGGACTTTGCCTCACGTGAACGTCGGTACGCTAGGTCACGTGGATCACGGAAAGACAACACTTCTTCGAGGTGTTATCAATGCGTACTCCCAAGATGCTGCTAAAATGATCGACAAGTTGGATAAGGATCCTGAGTCGAGAGCAAAAAGCATCACAATTGCTGTAGCTCATGTAGAGGTCGAGACCGCAAAGAGGCACTATGCGATCGTCGACTGTCCGGGACACAAAGACTATATTAAGAATATGATCACAGGTGCTGCACAGATGGACGGTGCTATCCTCGTAGTCTCTTCTGCGGATGGTGCTATGCCTCAGACTAGAGAGCATCTACTACTTGCACGTCAGGTTGGTGTTGAGCATATCGTTGTATGTATCAATAAGTTTGGTGATGCTGATCCTGAGATCCTTGAGTTGATCAAGGCTGATATTGCAGAGTTACTTGAGAAGTATGGATATGATCCAAATGCACCAGTTGTGGAGGTCGATGCATTGAAGGCTGAAAAAGGAGATGAAGCTGCTTTGGCAGAGGTTCGAAAATTGATGGAAACGGTAGATGAAGTGATCCCTCTTCCTGAGAGACCTATCGATCAGCCATTTTTGATGCCTATCGAAGATGTGTTCTCTATCGAGGGTAGAGGAACTGTTGTGACTGGTAGGATCGAAAGAGGAGTCATCAAGGTTGGTGATAACGTTGATGTATTAGGTATGGGTCGAAAAGATCAGAAGACTGCTGTTACTGGTGTAGAGATGTTCAATAAATCTATGAATGAAGGTCAGGCAGGTGATAATGCTGGTATACTTCTACGTGGATTCAAGAGAACTGATGTTGAAAGAGGTCAGGTTATTACAGCACCGGGTTCAGTTAAGACCCACACCCACTTCAAGGCAGAGGTATACGTACTTAGCAAAGAAGAGGGTGGTCGACACACACCATTTGTATCTGGATATAAGCCACAGTTCTATATGAGAACTGCTGATGTTACCGGTGAGGTAACCCTTCCAGATGGTGTTGAGATGGTAATCCCTGGAGATAACGTGCAGTTTGATATCAAACTGATCGCTCCAGTAGTAGTAGAAAAAGGAATGAAGTTTGCGATCCGAGAGGGTGGTCAAACAGTAGGGCATGGGGTTGTTACAGAGGTAGTGGAATAA
- the fusA gene encoding elongation factor G gives MAKISYNVDFDLDRIRNIGIIAHIDAGKTTTTERLLFFTGQKHKIGEVHEGEATTDFMEQEKERGITIMSAAVTCFWNYRGTDYRINIIDTPGHVDFTAEVERSLRVLDGAVVIFDGKMGVEPQSETVWRQADKYKVPRMCFVNKLNLIGGDFDMSIRTIKERLSPNAVVLILPIGREHELRGFVDLIEMKSYTYENVEDLDMVQGEIPDELKEKAAEYRAELVEKLVEQDDTLMEKFFGGEEISTDELLSALRKGTINRSIFPVMGGDSRTATSKKLLDYIVNCLPSPNDVPAIKGIHPKTEAEIERKASDDEPFSALVFKIVNDPHVGNLSYFRVYSGQIQAGTYVYNSTKGIRERVGRLVLMHADEREEVDQLATGDIGAIVGLKDSITGDTLCVEANPIILEKIQFAEPVISQAIEPKTKSDEEKLGLALARLVKEDPTFRVSSNQETSQTIISGMGELHLEIIVDRLKREFNVEANVGKPQVAYRETITQVREEEGRYVKQSGGKGQYGDCWLRLEPNETGKGFEFVNEIKGGAIPREYIPAIQKGVEESMHSGVVAGYPVVDVKVSVYDGSYHEVDSSEAAFKVAGSMAFKEGCRNAGPVLLEPVMRVEVTIPEQYVGDVTGSLSSKRGEIQQTEVKHNLHIIKALVPLSELFGYTTELRSITSGRGSANMEMSHYAQVPKSIAEEIASGKKED, from the coding sequence ATGGCAAAGATCTCGTATAATGTTGACTTTGATTTGGATCGTATCAGGAATATTGGAATAATTGCACATATTGATGCAGGTAAAACCACTACTACTGAGCGACTTCTGTTCTTTACAGGACAAAAGCATAAGATCGGTGAGGTTCATGAGGGAGAAGCAACCACAGACTTCATGGAGCAAGAGAAGGAGAGGGGCATAACTATTATGTCTGCTGCTGTCACATGTTTCTGGAATTATCGGGGAACCGACTATCGTATCAATATTATCGATACACCTGGCCATGTAGACTTTACCGCCGAGGTGGAACGCTCACTGAGGGTTCTGGATGGTGCTGTAGTCATCTTTGACGGCAAGATGGGTGTAGAACCTCAGTCAGAGACCGTATGGAGGCAGGCAGACAAGTATAAGGTCCCCAGGATGTGCTTCGTAAACAAGTTGAACCTGATCGGTGGAGACTTTGATATGTCGATCCGAACTATAAAGGAAAGATTGAGTCCAAATGCAGTTGTATTGATCCTCCCGATCGGTAGGGAGCATGAATTGAGAGGGTTTGTAGATCTTATCGAGATGAAATCCTATACATATGAGAATGTTGAGGATCTGGATATGGTACAAGGTGAGATCCCTGATGAGCTAAAGGAAAAGGCTGCAGAATATCGTGCAGAACTAGTAGAGAAACTTGTGGAGCAAGATGATACGTTAATGGAGAAATTCTTTGGAGGTGAGGAGATCAGTACAGACGAATTACTTTCAGCATTACGAAAAGGTACTATCAACAGGAGTATTTTCCCTGTGATGGGTGGTGACTCAAGAACAGCTACATCGAAGAAACTACTTGATTACATTGTGAACTGTCTGCCTTCTCCTAACGATGTTCCTGCTATAAAGGGTATTCACCCAAAGACAGAAGCTGAGATCGAGAGAAAAGCATCGGATGATGAACCCTTCTCTGCATTGGTGTTCAAGATAGTAAATGATCCGCATGTTGGAAACCTATCTTACTTCAGAGTGTATTCCGGGCAGATACAGGCAGGTACTTATGTTTATAATTCTACTAAGGGAATTAGAGAAAGAGTTGGAAGGCTAGTTCTGATGCATGCTGATGAAAGAGAAGAGGTAGATCAGTTAGCTACTGGGGATATCGGTGCAATAGTTGGGTTAAAAGACTCTATAACAGGAGATACGCTATGTGTTGAGGCTAACCCTATCATCTTAGAGAAGATCCAATTTGCAGAACCAGTCATCTCACAAGCGATCGAACCTAAAACCAAGTCAGATGAGGAGAAGCTTGGATTGGCTCTAGCTAGATTGGTCAAAGAAGATCCTACATTCCGGGTTTCATCTAATCAAGAAACAAGTCAGACCATCATCTCTGGAATGGGAGAACTACATCTAGAGATAATTGTTGACCGGCTTAAGCGTGAGTTCAATGTAGAGGCAAACGTAGGTAAACCACAGGTAGCATATCGAGAAACGATCACACAGGTTAGAGAAGAGGAAGGTCGGTACGTCAAGCAATCAGGAGGAAAGGGACAGTATGGTGATTGTTGGCTTAGGTTGGAACCTAACGAAACAGGAAAAGGTTTTGAGTTTGTAAATGAGATCAAGGGGGGTGCAATTCCTAGGGAATATATCCCTGCTATTCAAAAGGGTGTTGAGGAATCAATGCACTCGGGTGTAGTCGCTGGTTACCCTGTCGTAGATGTGAAGGTTTCTGTCTATGACGGTTCTTACCACGAGGTTGACTCATCAGAGGCTGCATTTAAGGTAGCTGGTAGTATGGCTTTCAAGGAGGGTTGTAGAAATGCTGGTCCGGTACTACTCGAGCCTGTCATGCGCGTCGAAGTTACTATCCCTGAGCAGTATGTAGGAGATGTTACTGGCTCTTTGAGTAGTAAGAGAGGTGAGATCCAGCAGACCGAGGTTAAGCACAACCTACATATCATCAAGGCATTGGTACCGCTTTCTGAGCTATTTGGTTATACAACTGAATTAAGGTCGATCACTAGTGGACGTGGTTCTGCAAATATGGAAATGTCACATTATGCACAGGTACCTAAGAGTATTGCAGAAGAGATCGCAAGCGGTAAAAAGGAGGATTGA
- a CDS encoding tetratricopeptide repeat protein codes for MNSKLQEFIKDRKLLLILFGLLLLLIVGLVLLIWQRGRFDEDSYRSALTEARTEFEAGNYSKAMSLYLDASEIAQTEVDPYKGIVDILGRKGYYKEATELISDVSTGITTPESATLYEILATAQQARMDYSEGFQSASRAYSEDPNPTRALLATQLAIQADQLEQVSTFVTDIPEGLNADVTQLWVFYTNDIDKDLDDVDLYSVVNNSRTFILSGYPALARSLLGKFEEGMENYWEGLYYLGRAYYDLDEYEEALNRFEKAISLGSDDNVLYLYLARTYSVLGQTSSAYEIYERSIAFSDDTEGLEILDEYISLLVDDAQFNRALDIIDDFAESNRTKLLFMRVYSAWENWEEYTVYVESFDMTTAGSSEKEEYLRSVLDYRLLVEKDLTGVDDMIAILEKEFKDPPLTAYYKGLRARVLEDDAEAKRFFEEAVDRDLEGEISDLAKRFI; via the coding sequence TTGAATAGCAAACTTCAAGAATTCATAAAGGACCGAAAATTGTTACTGATACTATTCGGCCTACTATTACTACTTATTGTCGGATTGGTGCTTTTGATCTGGCAGAGAGGGCGTTTTGATGAAGACTCCTATAGATCTGCATTAACAGAGGCACGTACAGAATTTGAAGCGGGAAACTACTCAAAAGCCATGAGCCTCTACCTTGATGCATCAGAGATCGCTCAGACAGAAGTTGATCCGTACAAAGGTATCGTAGATATCCTTGGTAGGAAAGGTTACTACAAAGAGGCTACAGAGCTGATATCCGATGTGTCTACAGGAATCACAACACCTGAATCTGCGACTTTATACGAGATCCTCGCAACAGCTCAGCAGGCTCGGATGGATTATAGCGAAGGATTTCAAAGTGCTTCTAGAGCATATAGTGAAGATCCAAACCCAACAAGAGCTCTCTTAGCTACACAGTTGGCGATCCAAGCCGATCAATTAGAACAGGTCTCCACGTTTGTCACTGATATTCCAGAAGGACTGAATGCTGATGTAACTCAACTCTGGGTTTTTTACACAAACGATATTGATAAGGATCTCGATGATGTTGATCTGTATTCCGTTGTGAATAACTCACGAACTTTTATACTCTCCGGATATCCCGCTTTGGCAAGATCTTTATTGGGGAAATTTGAAGAAGGTATGGAGAATTATTGGGAAGGACTCTACTATCTTGGACGAGCATACTACGACCTTGATGAATACGAGGAAGCATTAAATAGATTTGAGAAAGCGATAAGCTTGGGATCTGATGACAATGTCCTATATCTGTATCTGGCACGAACGTATTCTGTACTTGGGCAAACCAGCTCGGCATATGAGATCTATGAACGCTCAATAGCATTTAGCGATGACACAGAAGGTTTGGAGATCCTGGATGAGTACATCTCCTTACTGGTTGATGATGCACAGTTCAATAGAGCATTAGATATTATCGATGATTTCGCAGAGAGCAACAGGACAAAACTACTCTTTATGAGGGTATACTCTGCGTGGGAAAATTGGGAGGAGTATACTGTTTATGTAGAAAGTTTCGATATGACCACAGCAGGATCTTCTGAGAAAGAAGAATATCTCCGATCAGTATTGGACTATAGACTTCTAGTAGAAAAAGATCTGACAGGCGTAGATGATATGATCGCTATATTAGAAAAAGAATTCAAAGATCCTCCTCTTACAGCATATTACAAGGGTCTCCGAGCAAGGGTACTTGAAGATGATGCTGAAGCTAAAAGGTTTTTTGAAGAGGCTGTAGATAGGGATCTTGAAGGTGAGATAAGCGATCTAGCTAAGAGATTCATCTAG
- a CDS encoding G5 domain-containing protein — MERKLQKSLNNSRRSLRLLAFGLLSGYLILPAIIFILTSHPGFVSAEDNLVINEHSEELLIPEWMRSTDHPRSTDQIFGYNIIKVETVDGIFNLFTPYSSVEDILTDAGIQFDEDDKLNVSPNEILGSSAYIKLTKIDSNEESVEYPVPFSTIFEEDPELEVGNEILKQEGVDGKKVVVYEHIFADGVKVDQKIASETIIKDPTPEIIIKGTKPLPIILYTSNTCNYWDGIIDEKTADPNERLWLKSVMRCESGCNAANNGPHKGLFQFLPSTFERYGGENIFDGAEQIDITLRIYRLGGSGQWPYCSSRVTF, encoded by the coding sequence ATGGAACGAAAGCTCCAAAAGAGCCTAAATAACAGCAGAAGATCTTTACGACTACTGGCATTTGGCCTCCTGTCTGGTTACCTGATCTTACCTGCGATCATCTTCATTTTAACATCCCATCCAGGGTTTGTTTCTGCAGAGGATAATCTCGTTATAAATGAACACTCCGAAGAACTCCTAATTCCTGAATGGATGAGATCCACAGATCATCCTCGATCGACCGATCAGATATTTGGTTACAACATCATCAAAGTTGAGACTGTAGATGGGATTTTCAACTTGTTTACTCCATACTCTTCTGTAGAAGATATATTGACTGATGCAGGGATCCAATTTGATGAGGATGACAAATTGAATGTATCTCCAAACGAAATCCTTGGTTCATCTGCATACATCAAATTAACCAAGATCGATTCAAATGAAGAATCCGTAGAATATCCTGTACCATTCAGTACAATCTTTGAGGAGGATCCAGAGCTTGAGGTTGGAAATGAGATATTGAAGCAAGAAGGTGTTGATGGGAAGAAAGTCGTTGTATACGAACATATCTTTGCTGACGGAGTGAAGGTTGACCAGAAGATCGCATCTGAGACGATCATCAAAGATCCTACACCTGAGATCATCATCAAAGGTACAAAACCACTTCCAATAATTCTCTATACTAGCAATACTTGTAACTATTGGGATGGGATCATTGATGAAAAAACTGCAGATCCAAACGAACGACTCTGGCTAAAAAGTGTGATGCGCTGTGAGTCTGGTTGTAACGCTGCAAACAATGGCCCACACAAAGGGCTATTTCAATTTCTACCTAGTACATTTGAGAGGTACGGAGGAGAGAATATCTTTGACGGAGCTGAACAGATAGATATCACATTGCGAATTTACCGACTCGGAGGTTCTGGACAGTGGCCATACTGTTCCTCTAGGGTCACTTTCTAG